In the Coraliomargarita sinensis genome, TTGTTGCGATGGCACGCCAGTGTCGTCGATATTCTCATAATCCGAACCGTATTTAGACCTCGCTGGCGCGAGTTGTCTACCTATTGCTTTACCTTTCATTTCTCCCAACATACCATGTCCTCCAACACTCAACTCCTCCACAACGCCCTCGACCAGGGCCAAGGCATTCTCCGACTCGCACCCAACTGGGTTCCCCGCTCCTTCTGCATTCCGGGTCGCCGCATCAAGCTTCACCCGGATGACTATTATGCACTGGGCGGCGAACGCGGAGGAATCGACGAGCGCTGGTTTTCATCCACCACCCCGGCCGAGAACGGCCCCCTGACCGGAGAGCACGAAGGGCTCAGTCAAGTGGTTTTCGAGGACCAACAGGTCACCCTGCGCGAGGCCGTCAGCGAACTGAAAGATCAGCTTATTGGCGAGCGCCTCTGGAAGGAGCACGAGAGCTGGCCGATGTATTCGAAATTTTTCGACAACAAGGGCCCGCTGCCCCACCACATCCATCACCGCGATCATCACGCCGCGCTGACCGGGCAGAAAGGAAAACCCGAGGCCCACTTCTTCCCGCCCCAGGTCAATAACTACCCCGCCGATATCCAGGTCACCTATTTCGGATTCGCGCCGGGCGTGACCAAAGAAGAAGTCCGTGAGTGCCTCGTCAATTTCACCAAGGGAGACAACAAAATCACCAATCTTTCCCAAGCCTATCGCCTGGAAGTCGGCACCGGCTGGGATATCCCGCCCGGCATCCTCCACGCGCCCGGTACACTCTGCACCTATGAACCGCAGCGGGCCTCGGATGTTTATGCCATGTATCAATCCGTTGCCGGCACGGCGGTGGTGCCGGAGGAACTGCTCTGGAAAGACACCCCGAAAGACCGTATTGGCGATATCGATTGGCTAATGGAGGTCATCGACTGGGAACTGAACGTGGATCCGAACTTCCGCCAGAATCATCACATGTATCCCAAGCCGGTGCGTCCGGTCGAGGAGATGGAAGCCGAAGGCTACCGGGAAAATTGGATCTGCTATCGCTCGGAGGCTTACAGCGCCAAGGAACTGACAGTGCTGCCCGGCCAAACCGTCACAATCAAGGATGGCGGGGCCTACGGCATGATTATGATGCAGGGCCACGGCACCATGGGCGTATGGGATATCGAGACTCCGGCCCTGATCCGTTACGGCCAGCTGACCCACGACGAGTATTTTGTTTCGGAACGCGCGGCGCGGGAAGGGGTCACAATTACCAACCCTTCCAAATCCGACCCTATCGTTATGCTCAAGCACTTCGGTCCGAAAAACCCGGATCTGAAGCTTTAACACCGCCACATGAAAGCCGCCAAAAACCGCTCGCGCCGGGAATTCATCCGGGATTCGGCCCTCATCGCCGGGGCTCCCATGATTCTCCCCTCATCCGTATTGGGGCTGAACGGGAAAACGCCTCCGTCGGAACGGATCGTGCTTGGCGGCATCGGGCTCGGCCCACGCGGTCGCGAAGTGCTGACCGGTTTTCTGAAACAGGATGATGTCCAGTTTGTCGCTATTGCCGATGCTCAGGTTGAGCGGGCCAACATTATCAAGCGGATCGTGGAGCGCAAATACGGACACAAGGACTGCAGCACCCATCAGGATATGAGTGATGTTCTCAGCCGTGACGATATCGATGCCGTGATTATTGCCACCGGTGACCGCTGGCACACGACCGCTTCCGTCTATGCGGCACGTGCCGGAAAAGACATTTACTGCGAGAAGCCCTGCTCCATGAACATCCAAGAGAGCATCGAGCTGGACGAGGAAGTCACCAAGCACGAGCGCATCTTCCAGGCCGGCACCCAGCGCCGCAATGTACCCAATTTTGCTCTGGCCGCCGAACTGGCGCAGAGCGGAAAACTGGGCTCCCTCACCGCCGTCCACGCCGGGATTCTAGCCCTTAGAGAATATCGTTCTCCCTATCCAGCACAATCCACACCCGACCCTTCGGTCACGGACTGGGACAAATGGGTGGGGCCAGCACCGAATCTACCCTACAATCAACGCTACTGTCGGGGAGGATGGCGGGGCCACAAGGGCCTCTATGCCGCCTATTACCTGCCTGAATGGGGGGCCCACACCATCGATCTCTGCCAGTGGGCCGCCGGAATGGATGGCACGACGCCGGTCGAATACGAGGCGATTGATGACACCACGATTCACGCCAAATACGCCAACGGAGTGAAGCTCGTCATGCGCCTCGCCGGCTTTAAGGGGGAAGGCGACTGGAGCGAAGGTCTGGGCACCTGCCCCGTTCGTTTTGAAGGCGAAAACGGCTGGGTCGAAGCAGGCGACAACAAGAAAATCGTCGCCAGCGAACCAACGCTGGTGGAAGGTAAAAAGGTAGACCGGCTAGCCGGTACCAACCCCCACGACCACGTGCGTAATTTTCTCGATTGTGTAAAAACCAGAGAGCAGCCCTCCTGCAACAGCACCGTCGCGCGCTACGGACACCTCGCCTGTTTCGCTGCCGCCGCCAGTTGGAAAAGCGGACGGAAGGTCACATTCGATCCCCAAAATCCGATCCTGCCCGACCACGACGAATCGAATTCACTGCAAAGCTATACGCGTCGTGCGCCCTACACAATTTGATGCCTGACTCGTCATCCCGGCTTGCAACCATTTTATTGTATCGCAGTTCACTGGAGGAGCGAATAACCCGTTTGTTTATGATCCATTCATCCATCCGTCCCCTTATCATTGCTTTTGGCTTCATGCTCGGAGTCTCCGGAATGCCTCTTTCTCTGAGCGCAGAAGAGCCCGTAGCCTCAAAAAAGTCCATCAATGACGTCATCAAACTCCCGGGCGTTCAAATCGATGCCAAGAACCGCATCGTCGACGTGGAGGCCCAAATCAGTCTTGAGGATGGCCTCCTGGAACTGATCGCCTGCACGGAGGGAACGAAAGAACATGAGGCGGTGGTTCGAATCAATGCCACTCCGATTCACGTGCACACCGCGCTTTTGCTGATCGGAGCCCGAAACGGCACGCCAGCCATGCGCAAGCCGATCAATGAAGAAAAAACCCGCTGGATGCACGTGCCTCCCAGCGGCGATCCGGTCCATGTTTCTCTGGTGATCAAAGACGAGGACGGCAATCCTGTCGAACGGCCGATCAGCGATTTCATCCGCCGCACCGAAGGCGACCCTTACATGCCGGACTACGGCGATGGAGGAGAACCGGCCGATGACGACGAAGCCAAGGAAAGCTTCCCTGATGTTTTTGCCTTTACCGGTTCACACTTGGTTGAAGGCAAGGACGGCAAAAAACAGTATCTGGCCGATCAAAGCGGCCATGTGATCACCATCTCCACCTTTGGCGACGAAATGCTTGGCCTTCCCGACATCCAAAGCCGCGAAAACGGAGAACTGGTCTGGGAGTTGGACCCGACATACCTACCCCCACTCGACACCAAGGTCACCTTGCGGCTGCAGCCGAAAGCCCGATAAGTGCTAAGCCTCAAGG is a window encoding:
- a CDS encoding Gfo/Idh/MocA family protein translates to MKAAKNRSRREFIRDSALIAGAPMILPSSVLGLNGKTPPSERIVLGGIGLGPRGREVLTGFLKQDDVQFVAIADAQVERANIIKRIVERKYGHKDCSTHQDMSDVLSRDDIDAVIIATGDRWHTTASVYAARAGKDIYCEKPCSMNIQESIELDEEVTKHERIFQAGTQRRNVPNFALAAELAQSGKLGSLTAVHAGILALREYRSPYPAQSTPDPSVTDWDKWVGPAPNLPYNQRYCRGGWRGHKGLYAAYYLPEWGAHTIDLCQWAAGMDGTTPVEYEAIDDTTIHAKYANGVKLVMRLAGFKGEGDWSEGLGTCPVRFEGENGWVEAGDNKKIVASEPTLVEGKKVDRLAGTNPHDHVRNFLDCVKTREQPSCNSTVARYGHLACFAAAASWKSGRKVTFDPQNPILPDHDESNSLQSYTRRAPYTI
- a CDS encoding YdjY domain-containing protein, producing the protein MIHSSIRPLIIAFGFMLGVSGMPLSLSAEEPVASKKSINDVIKLPGVQIDAKNRIVDVEAQISLEDGLLELIACTEGTKEHEAVVRINATPIHVHTALLLIGARNGTPAMRKPINEEKTRWMHVPPSGDPVHVSLVIKDEDGNPVERPISDFIRRTEGDPYMPDYGDGGEPADDDEAKESFPDVFAFTGSHLVEGKDGKKQYLADQSGHVITISTFGDEMLGLPDIQSRENGELVWELDPTYLPPLDTKVTLRLQPKAR